GGTTTTCCATCTGTTGAGAGTAATGTATAACTAGAGTATCTAAAACAAACGTCACATTATTATAAACAGCTGCTGGAGAAATGAGCTGTCAAAAAGAATCACCCTCTTGGTTCAGTATTTTTCCACAAGTCAAGCTTGACAGCATTGGAACGTTTGGGAGCGTATGAATTTGTAATCCTTTCATCGTGTGAGTTGATGTGAACCGGGCTTGGTTATGACACGTGTCTGGCACACGGACCCGTGGAGAGAGTAAGCCGATTTGTGCGCCCAACTGACCCCCAGTTCTGAGATGCTCACTCAACCAATATACACTCCAAGAGACTTAACCACCTGAGAATAATTACTATTCTCTGATTAATCCACTTGAGAGTAACGCCTGCCTGATGAGAATGGAATTCACCTACAGAAGGTCACATTTTATCCTCTTTTATCACCTGGAGTGTTACGCTACACCTCCTGCTGGGTGTTTGAGctctattctgcactgtgtaatTAAACACAATTTAGCCTGATAGTAGTAAGAGCCAGAGGTGTGGTTGATTGGTTAGCTGAAAGTCTTTGGAAGGTGCTTGCTCGGTAGCAATTACTGTTAAGCTGAATGACACACCACATTTTCATGCCACTGTGTCTGTAAAATAGCCTTATTCCACTTGACTTGTGATCTCAAGCGGCCTATTCAATCATCTATCAATAAGCGGGGACTCTTGAACATTTGCCAGAAGAAGCCTGTCGTTTCCGCCATTCCAGTATAAAAACACTCACTTCCAGTAAGGTGCACTGTATGTGATTCACTACTGCTGAACTGGGAAATCATTAATATAAGCACTGGTGTATGAGACaaacatctcaaacacagaTAGACGCTGACAAAACAAGGCAGGCCAGAATCTTCGGGGACATTTGCCACAAATGACAACAACCAACGTTAACATATCCTGATCTACAGTATTACAGTGTAGGGCACTACAATGATACCATGGTCTAAACTGCTACGTGATGCAATTTGTTGACCtgatgctctcgctctctctctctctctctctctctctctcacacacacacacacacacacacacacacacacacacacacacacgactaaTCCACAGTCATTACTTAACCAGGGGCTCAGGCCAGCTCACTTCGCTGTACCACTTTTCAAAAGAAAGAggttctgtatttttttaatactgctCACACTCAGACTTTTATTGCTTACTTTACTTCCTCGTTTTGGGTATGATCAAGCAAATCAAGCTCCACATGGTACCAAATGAAATCTATTAGCAGGGGCAGCAGCTCCAACAAACTAGCGCCCTCATATATGGTAAAGACCCCCTTCTAATTTTACCTGCACTCATTAAGCAGCCCCATTCCCAATGAGGAGGGATCTGCTGGGACAGACCTGCCCTTGGtagctgctgatgatgatgaatggCCGTCAGTGATGTGATGTAAGTGCAGGTAGTGAGGACCACAGTGATGCAACTACCCATCTTACGGAAAGTGACTGCATAATAATTAATGAAGAAGCttgaaactgaacaaatctTTAAGCGCGACTGTCGCTCATTGGGTGACTTGCTGAATCGAGGCTATCCAGTGCTAGCCTCGGTCAGTTAACGTCACCTATCGAGCTGAATAGCTGGTGATAAGATAAGGTTTCACTCAATCAGCGTAATAAAAGTAACTTAATTTCCATAACCATAATAAAGTAAAACAGGAACGCTGCCCGGCTTGTCATGAAGTTTCTTTCCCCCCAATTAGCTGAGCGATACTGAAGATGCCTCGAAATGACTAGACACCAGAGGTGGAGAAATTAAGGGCCAGAAGGTAAAAATCCTCCCCAGGATTTTGATCCTACTGCCTGAGAAGCTCTGCTGCAGTCTAGTTGCCCAGGCAGTaagaacaaaatcctggggcggATTTCTACCCTCTGGACCTGAAATCACCACCAGCACCACTACTACacacaacaataacaaaacaacGGCTCTCAGAAGTTAGCTATATTATTAGCCATTTACACACTAGTATATAAGCGTTCGCTCAAAATGTGTGGAAAATCCTTTCAAACTTACCTTTGGCTTATAAAGCCACTTTCGGAAGCGATTCATCATTGGCTACCTCGCCAGCTTACCCGACCCTTTGTCACTTCCAACACCCAGGTTGCCAAAGCCGACGAGCGAAGAAGCCTCGTTacctgaagcagcagcagcagcagcagccgccaACCGACCGCAGCTGTTAGCAAACCTATCCGGGCACCGTCGCTAGCCAATTATGCTAACTGGCTACTGGCTATCTAGCTTTAAACTATTCCGTTTTGACTGAGGTACAATGTGGCTGGAAATGAAGTCAGGTTGCGTTATTCAACTGTACACAAACAGCGGCGTTGACTTCGGTCCATATGCCCGCTTGTCCGGATGCCGTTTCTCCCCGAAAAATATTCCCTTCTCATGACTGAGCTGAGCAGGTATTTAGCTCACTAGCAGCGATGTCCGACTCATAAACCGAATCACTTCGGTTCTTTTCGAACCGATTCAATGGTCCAGTAGATGTGAACATATTCAGCGAACACATCTAATAACATTAGACTTAGGCAACAACTTTAAAAGCTTAGCAttcccttaatctaatcatttatTGCCTGAATTTAATTAACCGTTCCTTCAATTAAATACATTGTTCACTTGGTTAAATACGTTTTTTGCTCAACTAAAAATCcctcaattaaataaattgttaTGTCAATTAAAGGAaccattccctcagtttagaaACGAAgggaatattttatttaaggaataatgtattaaacatgttaaaatgttttaatttgaatattttaggAGCTGCATAGAatggtaataaaaataataaagaaacaaGTAAAATGAAGTTTAAAAGAATAATCTCTTggaattttttttatctgtaacCTGCGCCCGTGTTCATTCATGTATTCATTGTACATGGACTGAGAAGATTGGGGCTGTTGATTAAATCAATGAATCACTGAATCGCATGTTCATTTACCCAAGGCATTGAAACAGACTATTCTAAAGAATCGATTCAGTAAACTGAAGCATCACAGGCTCGCTAGCGCTTGAGTGTAGCCAGGCTGCGGAAGTAGCATCAGACTGAAGGCAGAGAGATTGGACTGGGTTGCCAAATGTTCCTCTTTGACTCCTCTTTTGTGTTCCACCTTTTTTGTTTCCGTGGGTGGACCAGGACcctaaagaagaaaataattaatttattgtaATACGCCCTTTTGTTCTGGCCccgaaatatttttatttttttatttctgacaaaataatttaacgttatattgtttaaaaaatctGAGAAATATCTTATGAGCAAGCGTCGAAATTGGGAAACGCCCCACTGTTGCTTGGCAACACCAAAACATTGTACCTTGCATGACGACTCGGGGGCAGAAGATGGAAATGCCTCTGGCAGTATTATAGAACAGTTACAGTATCTGAACAACGGGATGGTAAGTTTCTCTTGAAAGTATTTCGTTTGTGCAGTATTACAGTACTCTAACTCTGCTGCCTAAAACGTGTGGCTGGCTAATAAATGACATTTTCGTCAAAAAGGTAGAAAGGGTCTCAGGATGAACTGGAAGGGGCTCGTCAGAGAGGCCATCTCGCTGCTGGACAAGTATGAGCCAGGCAAACAGTCTGTGGACAGCTTCGTAGAGGATTCTGCCAAGACCCTTGGGGTAttcttttatattaaatataaatttaaCCAAATGTCATGAATTGAAACATGATTTCATTGATCATATTTGACAGTGCACCTCGTGTTTGAGTCTTGTTCaagtttttaatgtgttttgtaCTTCAGGACCATCCATCGGGTGACCAGAAGTTTGTCATAGATGTTATTTATGGATGTGTTGAGTATCAAAGGCTTTTGGATATTGTGGTCAACGTCTTCTATAATCAGTCTGAAAAATCCTTATTCAAAGCTGATCGGAATCAATATGTTGGTAATTTCTTTATATTCAcaatgaaatatgaaaaaaaaaaatcattcttAGAGCCATCAGTTTTATTTACGATGTTCTTTTCTTTGGTTTCTCAGTGGTCTGTTATCTTGCTATGTTCCATCTTGAAGATTTGGGCTTTGAACAGTTCAGTAGAATAATCAAGTCTCTGGATAGCTCAAAAATGTACATGGTAAgtagaaaaaatgaaaaaaaacctACAAACTACTTCTTCACAGCAGCTCAATTATAATACGTTTTATTGGACCGCCACAGTTATACCAAGTCACATATTAACAAAGGGGttaatatgtgtatgtgtatgtactgtatatatatatatatatatatatatatatatatatatatatatatatatatatattgtttttctcAGTTCCTTAGTTTCTTCTTTAATGTCGCCAACCTCACCACTTGGATTCATGGAGAGTGGAGTCAGCTCTATGATGCTGCCTATGTGGAGCACAAGTGGATAGCTCCATTACTGAGGTAATGCAAGGCTACCGATGATTGTAGTGTATAAATTTGTATATAATCCAAATATTATCAAGAATGGTGATAAAGCGTGATGTATCCCATACCGCAGAGGTCAAGCAGGATGATAtaagttgtttttcttttctggttAATTTAGTCCCTTCCTGTCCTCTCCATTAGATGGCGGAATGAGATTGAAGGTCTGTTAGAGCACCTTGTCAAGAAAATGACCAAAAGCAGTTTGCAGAGGGAATCCCCTAAGAAGTACACTCAGCCTCAGGAGTTTGGTCTGACAAAGCCCAAACCCCGTCCACTACCAGCTCCTGAGCCTATTCCATGGCAGGAGAAAGCCAAGCCGGTTAGTTGGTTATAATCCAAATAAATAGGACCTATATTACTTTATTTAgtgaattcatttattattattattattattattattagtagaagtagtagtatcatttctaataataattatttttcattttaaggcTCATAGTTAAGAAACATGTTGAATATATACAGCTCAAAGCTGCTTATGCCCAAGAAGAAGTAATGGTTTTGGTATTATTTTGAGAGCATGCAATTCATACATTGCCTTTTTACAGGTTCCAGCAAGCACCCGCAGATCTCCAAATGAGCCACAAGTTCTGAAGGAAACCAAACAGAAGAATCACCTGAAAGCACAGGTCAGATCTTTTGGAGGTGGTGTTGCTGTTAATGCTAATATGTGTTCATGTATTTATATTCTGTATATGCTGTCCACTTTTAGCAAGTCTTGTACGAGGCAAATATGCAGCAGTTCCGATGTGCAAACCCACAGAAATCTGAGAAAACAAGGGTAAGAATGTTTCTCAGTGCACAATCAATCCATTCAAAACCTATGAACAAAACATTCGTCCGTAAAATGTTTCTCATACAGTCAAATGGTGTAAATTTTTCTGCTGGCAGAACACAATGTCCCAGATTCAACAAAGCTTTGATGCTAAGCTGAGATTTGACACAGTTTACACCTCCGGTACTCCAGCTACCCATAAGGTACAGTGAAAAGAATACAGTGTTAAGTCTTACTGAAAACAGCTACTTGTCCAATTCAACTAAAAAGTCTATTTAAACCTAGTTTTAACACTTTGGGCCTGTGTATTTGTTTCAAAATACAGATGAACGATTTACCCATTAGGCTGAACACAACAGCTATTCTGAGGGAAGGAGCACTGTATAATCGTCAGATGGAAGAGGAGCTAAATAGGTACTGTCTAAAAAGTAATGATCACACATCCAGTTACTACACTAAACAACTCAGTTATTTTTCACATGTTGTGAAGTGACTGTATAATAGAGAGATGAATATGTCTTGTGGTTTTAGATGTGTACAGTTTGATGAAGTGTGTGAACAGTGTTAAAGTCCAAACAGTTTCAGAACAGACCACAAACTTCCCAGTCTATACAGTTTGTATATGAACAGTAACCTGATAAAAATGCCCTTTTTTGAATTCATCAAGTTGTGATGTCAACTTTCAATTTAGAAGAAAGTATTTTAGTCTTTTAGTCTCAAATATTTTAGTCTGAACTTTCTTCTAAACTAcaggttctttcatacttttcTGTACCCTGTACTGCTTCATTGTACCTGTGGAAGGGTCTGCCATCctgggcccagtttcccaaaaccATACTTGTGTTAAGGCCTGTTTAGTACATATGAGGACATTATTCATGGAAAAGTCTGGCCCCTTAATGACTAAATTATGAATAACACAGTAaactgtttaaatgtgtgttcaCAGGCTTGAGCGTCTGACGCAGGGGGCCAGCGAGCCCTCTGCGTTCCTGCAGTGGCAGAGGGAGATGAGGGAGAAGGACCTGCAGGAGGAACTGGCCCAGGTGGAGCGCAGGAGGCTGGAAGGCAGGATCAGTTACGAGGAGGCAGTGCTGGCACGGCAACGTGTGCTGGAGCTCAACCAGCACAAAGCCCAGCTCAAAAAGGAGGAGGTGAATGCCATGGAGTCAGTGTGTTAGTATTAACGCATGGTAACAACGTGTAATACATTGAAATACTGCTTTGTGGAGTGCGTTTAGACAGCCATTCTAATTAGTGAGTTcagcacccactgctgacacaggcatTTAGAAGTATATTTTACTATACAAATACGAATtttgttctctggagtgatcaGGCCCCATCAAATACCAGTAGGAATTAGCTGAAGTGGCGTTTGTGGTCCAGAACGAATTATCCAGCATGTACTAGATCTCACTTACAGTCTTGTGGCTGGATGCATTcaaatagaataaaaaacaatacagtacagacaaaaacaatacagtacaagacagactgcagaaagaaACAGCTACTTATACAGATACATATACATCTTTACTACAACATGCCTAGACATTTTAAGTCTTTTTAAGCTAAAACCAGAACTACTAGCTTTGTAGTTCTGTTCCACACAAACTGGACCACAGTGGGGGTAATGCtaccacacactgtgctgaggtaaatgtagtTGTACATTTAGTAGTTGTACAAATGTAGTAGTGGAGAGGATTTTCTAGACTAAAGTAAGTCATACTGTGTTTTAAATCACATCTGTCTGTGCAAAACAAATTAAGGCCTGGCTGCCATTTAAGCAGGTTAAGAGATGTGTATTTATgcagatgagattggtgacagtccaacatttgttagcagtgttaacCTAGCATCATCTTTTGCAAACTAAAGAAACATGTCAGGTATTCAAACATGCCTTGACTGATCCACTGCATCTAGGGTGTgtgataaatcatgttcattAGATTTTTCAttaaactattcctttaaagcagcattatacaaaagggtatttcttgctcctgggctccccctacagtcagagaGTTGTCTCTAAAGGCCATGCATTACACTTGCATTTCTGGGCAAGCTGAAAGATACAAAACTTGCAAccaaagtgaaagaagcatgtggactgatgtggtaGAGACATATTGCAGGATGTTACTCAAATATGACTCAGATTACACAGTATTCTGTGTTCTCATGTGTGCTTTTCTGCCTGCTTTTCCAAAGTTAGCTGCATGCTTAACCTGAAGTAGCAACCATAGAAATGCTATTATCGCTTTtaaaagtcagtggagcatggacatgattttgaagctgttattttaaggttacaaatgctacataatgtttctttaaagaagaatgtgtttgtgtgtctcagACTGCAGAGCTGATGCGCAGGTACGCAGAGAAGCGtctgagagaggagaaggagattAAGGAGCTGGTGCAGCAGGTTGCCAGCGGCCACAAAAACGCCAAAGCTGCCAGAGTCAAACTGCATGAACTCAAGCAACGTATTGGTAAGTAAAAATTTAGAAATTTTTTTTGAGCAAATCTTATCTTTGAGCTTtcagagatatgaggttttctCACAACTTTcttacaactgtgtgtgtgtgtgtgtgtactgcagtGAAGGAGGTTTCTGAGCAGAGCCGAGAGCTCCTTCAGCAGGCACTGGAGGAAGCTCAGGCTGAGCTGAGTCGCAAGTTTGAGCTCATCCATCAGATTCGAGCTCTTGAGTCAGTGCCTCACGTCAGACACAAGTTTCTGGACGACACAGAGGTGCTCACCATCTTACACATAATGCAGTGGCTACCAGTGTGAAAATGAACATATCTGATCTAGCAATCATTGGCCACCTTTTTTTTGTCGGCATGTCTCAGACAGGAGGTCACGAACTGCTGTGTGAGATGTCTCTGGTGGAGCTGCGGGAACGCTTAGCTAGGCTGAGGGAGGAGGAGCAGCGGGAGCAGGAGGAGAAGAGGCACAAGATCCTGGAGGAGAAacagagcagagagcagctaCTGCTGGAGCAGCTAGACACCATCGCTATGCGCAGGGCTGGAGCAGGGCATGCCAATGCACAAAAGTAAGTAGGCTTCTCCCAATCACTGACATAACTGGGATCTTATTTTTCCCAATTGCCTtcagtaaataaaaacaaatgactaCATATTTGCAGGCTCCAAGTTACTGCTCTACAGGCAAACAGTTGAAGTAGCTATCCATGAGTAATAGGTGTACAAATCACCATATAAGGCATCCAAAAAGGCACAGCTGTTGGTCCGCTTGCATTACCGGTATTTGCATCATTAAATGAACATGTATGTGAGTAACTGATTTTCTGTGTGAAACaggcaggaggaggagaagaaaataAGACTGAAGCTGCAGGAGGCAGTGAGTAAGGATGAGAGAGTGGTGGCCCTGCAAAAGACTCTGGAAATGAAGCAGCAAGAGAGacaaaagaagaggaagagtgaAAAGGCCAAAGCAAACATAAAAAACCAGGAGGCTACTAAGGCGGCCAAgagctatattaataaaaaggTGAGAAAAGCActcattgtttattattttattaccatcaatatacactgatcagtcataacattagcaccagtaaagtgaaaaacattatcTCTATGTACCCATCCATCAAGGGGTGGCTACACCaggtagcaagtgaacagtcagttcttgaagttgttGGGCAAGCATAATAATCTGAGCCACATTgataagaaccaaactgtgatggctagacaactgggtcagagcatctccaaaacatcatgcagGTCTTGTGTGCAGTATagtatgcagtagtcagtacctaccaaaaagtgctccaaggaaggacaaccggtaaacCAGGATAAGAGGCCATAGCCACCTAAGGATCATTGATGCAATTCATGGAGACCCACCTAACAACTTACCCAGTGTAAAGGATCTGCTGACAAcaccttggtgccagacactataggacactttcagaggtttGGTGGAGTAATCATGTCGAAATGGGTCAAAGCGGTCGTGTTGGCAAAATGAAGACCTACtcgatattaggcaggtggtgctaatgttatggttaaCCAATGTATCTATTTATGAATAGTGTAGGTATTGGTTATATTTTATAATGTCCACTGAAAGCCATGCATGTTTTTAAAAGTTATTTCCCCCCCTACATTGAGCAGCAGGCACTGGAGGAACAGCACTGGTTGCACCTGGAACAAGCTTTAGAAAGACAAGTCCAAAAAGAAGCATCAAAAAGAAATACTCCAGGTCAGACTTATGGAATTGCTACATAAGACCTTTTTTCATTCTTCTTTGTTTAAATAAGGTCTGCACAATTAAGAAGTTCAACATCTTGGTGaaacaatttaataaaaagTGTCAAGGAAATCTACATTTGCAGTGTGTATATCTATGCTTGTATATAACCATCATAATAACtttataaagaaaagaaaaaaaatatatataaataaaggaaATTGCATATGCAATTGGTTTTAGTGGTTTATTCTGGAGTAATGACAACCTGCAAAGAACAAATACATGTACATGGAGGCAATGACAACAAGATTCCACTGAACATAAGTGAAGTATTGCACGTAACTATTTACCAC
The Salminus brasiliensis chromosome 10, fSalBra1.hap2, whole genome shotgun sequence genome window above contains:
- the cfap99 gene encoding cilia- and flagella-associated protein 99 isoform X1 gives rise to the protein MNWKGLVREAISLLDKYEPGKQSVDSFVEDSAKTLGDHPSGDQKFVIDVIYGCVEYQRLLDIVVNVFYNQSEKSLFKADRNQYVVVCYLAMFHLEDLGFEQFSRIIKSLDSSKMYMFLSFFFNVANLTTWIHGEWSQLYDAAYVEHKWIAPLLRWRNEIEGLLEHLVKKMTKSSLQRESPKKYTQPQEFGLTKPKPRPLPAPEPIPWQEKAKPVPASTRRSPNEPQVLKETKQKNHLKAQQVLYEANMQQFRCANPQKSEKTRNTMSQIQQSFDAKLRFDTVYTSGTPATHKMNDLPIRLNTTAILREGALYNRQMEEELNRLERLTQGASEPSAFLQWQREMREKDLQEELAQVERRRLEGRISYEEAVLARQRVLELNQHKAQLKKEETAELMRRYAEKRLREEKEIKELVQQVASGHKNAKAARVKLHELKQRIVKEVSEQSRELLQQALEEAQAELSRKFELIHQIRALESVPHVRHKFLDDTETGGHELLCEMSLVELRERLARLREEEQREQEEKRHKILEEKQSREQLLLEQLDTIAMRRAGAGHANAQKQEEEKKIRLKLQEAVSKDERVVALQKTLEMKQQERQKKRKSEKAKANIKNQEATKAAKSYINKKQALEEQHWLHLEQALERQVQKEASKRNTPGQTYGIAT
- the cfap99 gene encoding cilia- and flagella-associated protein 99 isoform X2, with protein sequence MFHLEDLGFEQFSRIIKSLDSSKMYMFLSFFFNVANLTTWIHGEWSQLYDAAYVEHKWIAPLLRWRNEIEGLLEHLVKKMTKSSLQRESPKKYTQPQEFGLTKPKPRPLPAPEPIPWQEKAKPVPASTRRSPNEPQVLKETKQKNHLKAQQVLYEANMQQFRCANPQKSEKTRNTMSQIQQSFDAKLRFDTVYTSGTPATHKMNDLPIRLNTTAILREGALYNRQMEEELNRLERLTQGASEPSAFLQWQREMREKDLQEELAQVERRRLEGRISYEEAVLARQRVLELNQHKAQLKKEETAELMRRYAEKRLREEKEIKELVQQVASGHKNAKAARVKLHELKQRIVKEVSEQSRELLQQALEEAQAELSRKFELIHQIRALESVPHVRHKFLDDTETGGHELLCEMSLVELRERLARLREEEQREQEEKRHKILEEKQSREQLLLEQLDTIAMRRAGAGHANAQKQEEEKKIRLKLQEAVSKDERVVALQKTLEMKQQERQKKRKSEKAKANIKNQEATKAAKSYINKKQALEEQHWLHLEQALERQVQKEASKRNTPGQTYGIAT